The region CTACAAAGAAACAAATGTGAAGTAACAAATAAATGACAAAACCAGCTAAAGATAAGCTGGGAAACCAGTCCAATTCATAACTGCTCCGACTCACAGCATTGTCTAAGTGCGCATTAGAAGAAGACTCACAAGAGTCATGATCACTTAATTGTTAACAATTAAGCTCCAAAACTTTGGcaatgaaatttaaatttattaccACATGCAATCCATCACAGCAGAGCAAAACTTATTGCTACAAAATAGGAATTTTTTAGAAAAAGCAGAAAGCAAGAGAGAAACCTCAGCTACAGCAAAATCAAGGAAGAACTCACTGGTATCTTAAGAAAGAAGGGGCACCTTATGTCAACAAACAACCATCTCTTCCAAAATGGCTCAAACTAACCCAATGTTCATACAGAAACCTCTCTCAATTTCAATGCATGAAAACATCTCAAGCCAACACCAGCTCTAACTAGCATTTACTACTACCATCTCAGAAGAATTGAAGCTTAGTGAACAGTTGAGAAGATAACTAGCTAGCACCTAAACCTAGTTATATTCATTCCTCCCCTCTCAAACAAACTTGACAAGTTAGTAAGAAGTCTAGGAACTCAAAACATAAACTTGATAACATAAATCACATTCTAAATCGTGTATGACACAGTAATTCAAGTGTGTTCCACCATGATCAAAGCATCAAATCTTTTACACTTTCCTCATTCCATTGATACCAAATTACTTAAGAAAGTCCTAATCCCAATTAGTCACAGCTTTAAAAGATGGTATAagcataagctatcctgagtaacTTATGAGAATAAGCTCAAAACTGCATAAGCTCTAagttcaaataagctcttccaaacagggCCTTAATCGACTATCTTCTAACAGAGTACATAATCTACTACACTAATCAGAAGCTCAAATATCTCAACTAACAGAACAACATTTCAAATCAATACAACAACGAAAATCACCTCACCGTTTGGAGAAGTTGCTATCGGAGGTGACGGTGATTTTGCTCTTCTCACGAGAAACAGTGACAGAATCGCCGAGCGCACCAGCTTTGCCGCCGACCTTAATCCTCTCCTGCAGAAACTTCTCAAGGGAAGCGATGTCCATGATCTTATCCTCCACCGGCTTCGCGCAATCGATCACGAAGCTCGTCGCCTTCTTCTTCCCCTTCGCTCCACTCATCTTcgcacctctctctctctcactctgcAACTCTTCCTCCTACACCTTCTTTCTGATAACAAAAAACTAGGGTTTTGCTTGCAACTTCATAAAGCAAAGGGTTTGAAGAAAATGGGCTTTTCTCATTTTGGACTGGGCTTAGGCCCAATTATGTCAAATGACTCTCGCTACCCTCTGATACAGGGAGAAAGATGGAAGAAGACCTCAACAACGTGGTTCCATGCTCCTCCCTCGCCGTCGAGTCTAGCCTCCGCGTCGGAACGGTGAGTCACCGTTCATTCTCATTCTCCTCTGCTTCTTCATTCACCGTTGATTCTCATTCTCCTCTACTTCGTCTTCTTCTTGTTCAGGCTGGTGCAATCTGGGGCTTGTGTTATGGTCCCTATGAAGCTCGTCAACAGGGTAAAATTCTCTTATGCATCCAAACTTGTAGTGATTTCTATTCTCAGTTGTGGATTTTCATCTCTTCAAGTTCTGTATGCAGGTCTTACTGGCATTCCACGAGTTTCTTTTGTGGTACatgattttcctttttttcaatTTGGTAGTGTATTGAATTCAAAACTGGTGCTAGGGTTTTCTGTGAGCTGATGGTTTAGTTTGGGTTGTTGAGAATAGGCGAACACGGTCGGCAAGTTTGGGATTCGATGCGGTAATTGAACTATTGAACTCTGAATAACATGATGTGATGATGTTTGAGCTTTGTAATGATGTTTTTCTTTGTAGAATTGATGTTAATTGATTTGGGATTTTAGGACTTGTAGCTGGAGTTTTCAGCATTACGAGATGTAGGATTCAGCAATACAGGAGGCAAGATGATTGGGTTAGTTAATCAATTCCTTCTCTTTAATCCTTTGTTTTCAACTAATCAAGAACTTCAGTGATAGGCGTCAGAAAATTGAGGAATTCATTTTTAATGTTAGTCTGTTAGTGAGGTTTATTTGTTAGTTAGTTTACTTTGTTGTAGATGAATTGTTAGTTAGTGCTGCAGTTATTGGATGTTCCTACTTGTTTACAGTTCAGTTTAATTTCAGAATTCAATGGAGTAGATTTGTGTTGTGATGTTCTTGTATTGTGTGCGTTGCAAGAGCAACTTAGTCGTTCTTTTACATATTTGAGATCTTCAGTGAAGCTTAGACTTTGTTCTTTATAGATAGTTCAGGAAAATGGAATTTGTACTTCTGGTAAGACCAATTGAATAAAGATTCTATGGGatctgttagaaatataattatTCATGTGTCCTTTACCCAACAAATGAATAACTATTAAGACCTATATTGAAATTGGAACTAACTAGTTAGACATCCATTGCCTGCTCAGGAGAATTGACCCCCTATATATGCATGCACCAAGAGGTGCCCAAGTATGTTCTTCTTTGCCTGTACTTTTCAATTTTGAGCTCTTGGACTGACTTGAGTATTGAATTGTGTTTATGGGCTTTCCATGGCATTGCATTTAAAATGTTGTAAACAAATACACCATTGCTTGCCCAATTTGTGTTGATttatcaactttttttttttgcatgcCTGTATGGCCATCAGAACTTGTAATTTCACTTCTATGGATTGTTTCAATATCAGAATTTTGGTGTTTAGCTATATGTAGTTGTTTTGGGGCCAACTTTGGCATTCATTTAGAAACCTGGaatacctttttttttgttttgaagacCAAGCATGTTTATTAGAACAATCGTGTGTGCTAGATTTATGTATTTACGTGGTTGCATATTTATGCATTTGACATGGACAAAAAAAATGGATCAACGAGTTGCTAAAATTACTTGCAAAATAAACTCCCAAACAGGTCAATGGTCTGATTGCGGGAGCTGTGGCAGGTGCatctgttgctgttgctgccgGGACACGGAAATGGACGCAGGTGATTGGAATGACAGGTTTTGTTTCTGCTTTTTGTGCTGCAGCTGACTACTCCAGAACATCTTAAAATGACATGAGAAACCGTGGGCAGAGATATTTGATCCAGGTTTCTTGGAAGACATCAACAAGCAAAATTCTTTGCTATTTGGTAGTTTTCAaagattgtattttttttttgttatttatgtGTTTAGAATAATTTAGTCTTGGTTGAGGTTCTCTTTATACATGATAACACTAAACAAGACAAAAATACTATGTAAAATGCACACACATCATGGTCTTACAACCACATTGTACATTTCCTTATGACTTCAATTAGGAGAATTTTTCACCAAGGGGCTTCCTATAAAGCGGGTTCGAGACTTGAATGAGAGTGTTGTGTGATTTAGTTACCATAATTAGTAGAAATATGACTTCATAGTTTAGTAATTAGGAAAGATATAGGTTAGggttaattatgttttttatcCCTAAATATTGAGTGAGGTTTAGTTTTAGTCCCTCCTCGTAGTAAAATTGCAAAATTACCTTTGCATTTGTAGAAATACCCCACTTTTAGTTTCAGCGGGAGAGAAAGCTCATGTGACCTTGCCTATATGTACGTCTAAGGCGATTTGGCATGCttaatgatatatatattttttgagaaataaaatatCTTGTTTAGAGGAGGCAACCTCTATCTCTATGAAGTATTTCAACTGTCCAAGGTCCCTTTATATCTCAAACCGAGTAGCATTGTTTGTAGAACCGGACCGGACTGACCGGTCCAATCAGGAATTGAAACCTTGGCTTGATCGGTCATCTCCCTTGATCAAAGGTGATGAAAACCAGTGAATAATCATATGAACTAGTGAAAAACCAGCAAAACAGATGTAAAATCAGTCTTAGCTTGTTCAAGCAAAACAAGCTCCCATTATTGCACTACGCTTAACCTATCGTTGAAGCAACAAACCGAAACTCCAATGGAACAACCATAGATGAAAGATCCAACGCCCAAGTCTCCTATTGTCTGAACCACAATAGATCGAAGCCTCATCGACGCAACCGGCCACGGGCTCGATCTCATTTCACAATCTCATTATCGATCTTGAATTCTCTCGTTGTGACTGAGTACGGGCTCATGCGTTCTTTTGTAAAAGGAGCTAGGCTAGGTCTAATTAGACTTCTTTAGCCcttgttttatatttttagtcgtagtttatttttttattttttttgtcttaGCCCATTTTATTGtattaaattttgaaaaaagaaagaggTGATTGTGAGGAGAGgctaatattataaatttatttattatatataacatattaaaaaatattatttagcttataaaatattattatttaattatcatCGGTTCAACCTTAGTTTGACCTAAATAACACTATTAAACTTTAAACCAATGCCCTAACTAGTTCAGAGACCGGTGTCCTAACCGATCCGATTCTTCTAAagattttcttttgattttgattctcaAGCTCATTATTGCCTCCAATGATCATATCATTTGTATGGATAGATAGAAATGTGAGTTTGTCATCTCGATAAGGTCTTATAAAGAGAGTAAAATCGCTGATTTTGCGACATATGCACAAGCCTATATGGTTATTTCAACCGTATGACAaaacaatttaattaacaaGTATACCAAGTATCCAGCATGTCATGAGTTAAAAAATTATAGCTTATAGtagaaatatattttacccaaaaagtcaaaactgaatttttttttttggaatttaaAAAGTCAAAACTGAAATTGGTTTAATCTCGGATATTTTGAATTGAATTTAGTTGGGTCATGACGTTCAAAATAATTTAGTTTGGTcatgtttgaattttttttctggtaCATGGTCATGTTTAAATTTAGAGTCAAACTAGAAATGCAATAAACCAAGAAACCTAGTTAGATTCATTTTTTTGGTTTTCTCTACACCGATTTAACTCCATTTATAAATTGTTAGTTTCACCTCCATAtcttaaaaaatatacaagGGTTGGTAGTTATTGTTATTAGGTGCTTTTTTGTTCAATATTACCCAATTAAAATTTGACCTCAACGAGTTTTGTTAAAATTTATCATTTTtagatatgaaaaaaaaaacacattcgaAAATCCACATCTAACGGGCTCAGCAGTTAAGTCCATTGTGTAatttaaccaaaaaataaaCTATGACAGATGAAAGGTCAACCTATGATTAGTATTCCTCTTTGCAATGCCTCTGATTCTTCTAAAATGGATAATAATTGCGTTTGTTATTGGCCTGGGCGTATGTAATATCCACAAATGGTTATGCAGATACAGTTGTGGCTGTTTCAAGTTCCAAAGGAGTGGTCACCTCATTCATATATAAACCCAAACAAACAATGCAAATTCCCAGATACAAACCACCATCAACACCTTTGTTTCTTTTTGCCTATCTCTCCATTGTTTTATCAGATAGGCATTTGCTCCTTTCATTTCATAATTATAAGCTTTCATCAAAACTGTCACTATATATACTCTTATTTGTCACCAACTCCCATTGAAGGCTCTATAAAAACGTGTCGGACTACAATTGCGGCTGCAACATAAAGGGATTTCCAACTCCTTGCATTGTGGTCTCCGCAGTTGTGGTCTCATTCACCCGCATTTATCTGCAATTCTGCAACGTATCGACAACCGCAATTTAAGACACCCATATCATCATGAATAGGAAGTTTTCATATCTTGAAGTAAGTCCTAACAAAAGCAATTCTTGCTTTCTCTCACAAACTAACAGTTCTTCCTTAATTTGTGTAATCGTTATGTTAATTGTGGAGATTGTGTTGTATCAGGAGTTCTGGCAGAACTCAAGGGGAAAGCAGCTCTTCACCTGCAAATGGCTACCATTTTATTCTCCCAAGGGCCTCGTGTTCTTTTGCCATGGTTCAATTCTGTTTTCCCTCCttcactcactctctctctctctctctctctctctctctctctctctctctctctctctctctctctctctctctctccctcaccACCTCCTGCTAGGTACAAACAATTATTTAACTTGCTATTCGTTAATTATTTAATGCAGGTTATGGAGTGGAATGCAGTACCTTCATGAGAGGTAATACATGATGCCTTTGTTATTCATTGCTTTAGCTTTAGCTCAAGTTGTTCATATCCAAATCTCATGTATCAGTTCAATGATCATAATAAACaaatatattatgttttttgATATTTCCTTTTACAACCCACAATTTGGATCATTAATATAAATTTAACGTCAATGCTTCATGACTCTAGAATTGGGATCGAAGTTTGCATGTGCTGGATATGCAGTGTTCGGGCTCGACATTGAAGGACATGGACGCTCTGAAGGTGTTCGTTGTCACATACCAAACTTTGATTACGTTGTTGATGACTCTTACTACTATTTCAAGTCAATTTGCGGTAAGGACTCAATTTTGAGCATGTTTAGATACACAGTTGATTGAAGTCGTTTCTATTCACTGTGACTTTTGACTTGTCATACTTTTCCattgtgtatccaaacatgcatttcATATGTAACAATCTCAGTGTTAAAGAATTTTGGAACATGTTAGCTAATTCATGCTGACTCATTTGGGTATTTCAGATCGCCCAGAGTACAACAGAAAGGACAAGTTCATATATGGTGATTCAATGGGAGGGGCAGTGTGCATATTATTGCATAGAAAGGACCCTTCACTCTGGGATGGTGCCATTCTTGTTGCACCAATGTGTAAGGTATGAGGAGTGTGTGAACATTTACTCAAAGCTTCTTCTTTATTATCTCCTTGTTGACTCAAAAAAGGTTCGACATGTATGGTTTATATGCAAATGTTCAAATGTATGCTAGATTTCAGAGAAGCTGAAGCCGCATCCCATTGTTGTAAACATCTTGACTAAAGTGGGACAAATTGCTCCAAAGTGGAAAGTAGTTCCCTCTAAGGATATCATTGATACAGGCTTCCAAGATCAAGCCAAGCGAGAAGCGGTGAGGCTTATTTTGGATCAGTTTACTTTTTCCTAGAATCAATTCCGACACCCACAAAAGCTTTttcccataatcaattctggcacCCTAAAAAGCATTTCCCCAAAATGATTCTGGCACCCAAATATGCacttaaatatgttttgttTGGCTATGATTGCAGATAAGGAAAAACAAGTATGTGTACCAAGACAAGCCCCGATTGAGAACCGCAGTCGAGATTATGAGAATCTGCACAGAAATTGAAGCCACCTTATCTGAGGTGACAATACCGTTCATAGTGTTACAAGGAGAGCACGATAAAGTGACAGACCCAGAAGCATGCAAGGCATTATATGAGCAAGCAAGTAGCGAAGACAAGACCTTGAAGTTGTACCCTGGTATGTGGCATGGCATAACCACTGGGGAGTCTGATGAAAACATCGAACTTGTCTTAACAGACATCATAACTTGGATGGACATGCGCGTTAGGAAGATAGGTTCTTCTTCTGAGACCTGTAGACCAAACAAAACTCTAAATGGTGTTGACTGTGTTGCTGAGTCGCGAGTACGCCACGCATCAATGTAGAGATGATAAACCAACCCAATTAAGAGGGTGGTGTTTGTTTGATTTCATGTGAACTTTGAGATCACATGTCATAATTATTGTTCTAATCAAGTTTCAAATGCTATATATAATAAAAGTATTCATTATAACGTGACTATATTTGTTATTTGGGGTATTATGTATAACTAATTAGAATTATGCAGAAGAAACAAGAAGCAATATGACAgaatgttttattaaaatttaaaatagtaaCAGAAGCAGAATTGCAAACTTTAGAACTAATGTTGGCTAAAGGGAAGGGTAAAGACAGAGATCAGATCACAAAAACTTCCACACCCTCTCCCATGCAAACAATTTAAGTTCGAAGGAAGTAGAAAATGTAAAGGTAAATATGTTGAAATAACTATAACTGTAGTCTCTTATACATACCAATTACATAAAACAAAATGTAGAAATAGAATATAGATAACAGGAATTTGATAAATGAAATCATCATGACTGGCTACAAATTTTCAAAGAAGGTAATAATAACCCGCATATAAAGATTGATGAAGAACGAACCACAAAATGAAGATCATATGCTGCTGTTACTAATGAACCTCTGGGGGTGATAGGGAAATGTACTACTGTTATCCTGGAACTAGCATCTTCTCTTCCCTTTCTTCTCACTCTAAGGTACACATAACATGGTCTGAGCAAGAATTAGGCGACGGTTGCACCTTCCTTGTGGTCACCAAAAATGCGTTGTCGGAAGTCAGAAACCATGAGAGGGAGGCCCTTGTGCAGGTCCACCTTTGGTTCCCAGCCAAGTAGCTCCTTGGCCCTATCAATATCAGGCTTTCTCTTGTGAGGGTCATCCTCTGTGTTGGGCCTGTACTCTATCTTTGCATCTGGGTCGATTGTTTCTTGGACCACCTACACCACCATTACCAACGGAGCTGATTTTAACGtacatatataatatttatgcaTTCAATTAATGGGGTCTATCATATTCATCTGTGAGGCTAGAGTTATTTAATCCACCGACAAAAAATAAACAGTCCTTGAGAATAAGGGTGGAAGATTGACAAATTCCACATTAGTGCAATTTTGGATTAGGACAACAATGAAGCCAAAATCACGGTGAACTATCCTAAAAGTTAAGAAAAATCACTCTTATCCACCGTGATTTTGACTCACTTTGATTTTCcaccgtgtatccaaacattTACTCTGATCCATGTTTTTTCTATGTTTGAGTTAAAACTTCAATTAACTTCAGCTAAAAATAAGAATTTTAATCTTTCCCTCTAATGAATCATAATTGCATCAATTTTACCTTGGCAAGTTCAAGCATTGTGAATTCACCCGGATTTCCAAGGTTGAAAGGTCCTACGTGTTCTCCTTCCATAAGGCGCATCAGACCCTCCACCTGTGCCAACATAAATATCACATCACATTAATACAGCAAACAACAACATCTCAAGCCAGATTCCGAAGGTATAGCAGTAACTCACAGCATACACCTAGGCCATATTCTAAGTACTATTCAATGTGGTATT is a window of Lotus japonicus ecotype B-129 chromosome 5, LjGifu_v1.2 DNA encoding:
- the LOC130718380 gene encoding 60S ribosomal protein L22-2-like, translated to MSGAKGKKKATSFVIDCAKPVEDKIMDIASLEKFLQERIKVGGKAGALGDSVTVSREKSKITVTSDSNFSKRYLKYLTKKYLKKHNVRDWLRVIASNKDRNVYELRYFNIAENEGEEED
- the LOC130718379 gene encoding outer envelope pore protein 16-4, chloroplastic translates to MEEDLNNVVPCSSLAVESSLRVGTAGAIWGLCYGPYEARQQGLTGIPRVSFVANTVGKFGIRCGLVAGVFSITRCRIQQYRRQDDWVNGLIAGAVAGASVAVAAGTRKWTQVIGMTGFVSAFCAAADYSRTS
- the LOC130719823 gene encoding caffeoylshikimate esterase-like, translating into MTLELGSKFACAGYAVFGLDIEGHGRSEGVRCHIPNFDYVVDDSYYYFKSICDRPEYNRKDKFIYGDSMGGAVCILLHRKDPSLWDGAILVAPMCKISEKLKPHPIVVNILTKVGQIAPKWKVVPSKDIIDTGFQDQAKREAIRKNKYVYQDKPRLRTAVEIMRICTEIEATLSEVTIPFIVLQGEHDKVTDPEACKALYEQASSEDKTLKLYPGMWHGITTGESDENIELVLTDIITWMDMRVRKIGSSSETCRPNKTLNGVDCVAESRVRHASM